The following is a genomic window from Bosea sp. RAC05.
CAGGGCCCGGCGCTGGCCGAATACAAGCGCCAGCGCGACGAGATTCAGGTCCTGATCGAACGCGCCGGCGGGGCGGTCGCGCAACTGCGTTGAACGCATGACAGGCGTCTTCGCCTCGTCTCGACCCGCTCACGACGCTTGACTTGCGCCGGCCGAGCGGACACGCGCAGGGACGGTCCTCCTCCTGCGCCGGTGCCGCACCATGCTCGCCGCCCTGCTCGTCGTCCTGCCCGTCTTCGGCCTGATCGCGCTCGGCTATCTGGCGCGCTGGACGAAGCTCCTGCGCGAGACCACCGGCGAAGGCCTCTCCGATTTCGTCTTCGTTCTGGCCGTGCCCTGCCTGCTCTTCCGCACCCTGGCCACAGCCGACGTTCCGCAGACCCAGCCCTGGGGCTACTGGATCGCCTATTTCACCGGCCTCGCCATCGTCTGGGCACTGGCCATGCTGATCGCGAGCCGCGTCTTCGCCCGCAAGGGGCCGGAGCTCGTCGTCTCCGGCTTCGCCGCCGCCCAGTCCAACACGGTCTTCGTCGGCGTCCCGATGATCCTGAAGGCCTATGGCGACGCCGGCGCCGTGCCGCTCGGCCTGCTGCTGGCGATCCACCTGCCCGTCACGATGACGGTCGCGACGCTGCTGGCGGAAGGTCGCTCGGCCTCGCCCGCGATGATGATCCGGCGGCTCTTCACCCACCCGATCATCATCGGCATCATCCTGGGCATGCTGGCGCGCCCCGTCGTCGGGCAGCTGCCCGCCCCGTTCTGGACGCTGATCGATCTGATCGCGGCGGCAGCCGTCCCCTGCGCGCTGATCAGCCTCGGCATCAGCATGCGCCGCTACGGGCTGGAGTCCGGGCTCGGGCTGCCGGTGGCGCTGAGCGCGCTCAAGCTCGGCCTGCATCCGCTGATCGTCTATGTGCTGGCGACGAAGGTCTTCGACATGCCGCCGCACTGGTCGGGCGTGGCGGTGCTGTTCGCCGCCTGCCCCTGTGGCATCAACGCCTATCTCTTCGCGGAGCGCTATCGCCAGGGCGTCGCCGACGCCTCCAGCGCGATCACGCTCTCGACGCTGATCTCGCTGTTCACCACCGCCGCCTGGCTGACCTGGCTGGGTGTCGGCTGACGCCGCTCAACCGAAGCCGAGATCGTGCCGGATCTGCGCCGCGGTGACACCCTCGGCCCTGAGATCGGCCAGGCTCCGCGATCCCCGGCTCTTGGCGAGCTTGCGCCCCTCCGCATCCGCCAGCAGGTCATGGAAATGATAGAGCGGAGTCGGCAGGCCGAGCAGCCGCTGCAGCAGGACATGGATGTCGGTGGCGGCCTCGAGATCGCGCCCGCGCACCACATGCGTCACGCCCTGCAGCGCATCGTCGACGACGACGGACAGGTGATAGCTCGTCGGGACGTCCTTGCGCGCCAGCACGACGTCGCCCCAGCGCCGCGGCTGCACGACGACGCGCGTGACGCCGCCCGAAGCGTCGAAGACGCCATAGTCGAGGTCCTCCCCGACGGCCGCCAGCGCGCGTTCGAGGTCGAGCCGCAGCAGATGCGGCGCGCCCGAGGCGATCCGGCCCTCCGCCTGCCCCGAATCGAGGCCGCGGCAGCATCCCGGATAGAGCGGCGCGCCGTCCGGATCGACCGGCCAGGCTTCGCCCGTCTCCTGGGCCCGGGCGGATGCGGCGGCGCGCACCTCCTGCCGCGAGCAGAAGCAGGGATAGACCAGGCCGTGCCGGCGCAGCCCCTCGAGCGCGACGCGATAATCGCCGAAATGCTCGGACTGCCGCCGGACCTCGCCTGCGAAGGGGACGCCCAGCCAATCCAGATCGTCGCGCAGCCCCTGCTCGAAGGTGGGCGTGCAGCGCGCGCGGTCGATGTCCTCGATGCGCAGCAGCAGGCGCCCGCCCATCGCCCGGGCCAGGCGCTCATTCGTCAGCGCCGACAGCGCGTGCCCGAGATGCAGCCGCCCGTTCGGGCTCGGCGCGAAGCGCAGGACCGGCGGTTCAGAGGTGGGAGGCGACGGCGGCATGCGTCCTGTCTAGAATCACCGGGAGGGGCCGCCAAGCGGGGGCAGGCTCGAGGGTGGGAAAGGCCAGGTGGCGATGCTGCTGACGCCTGCGGGTGGCGGCATCTGGCAGATCGGGACGCCATGACAAACCTCATCACCACGACAGCCGATCTCGAAGAGGGCATGGCGGCGCTCTGCGCGCTCGACCCCCGCTGGTATCCCATCGTCGCGCGCACAGGCATCCCGCCGCTGCGACGGCGGGAGGGCGGCTTTCCGGGGCTGGCGGCGATCATCGTCTCGCAGCAGCTCTCCGTCGCCAGCGCGCGGGCCGTCTGGGCGCGCGTCGAGTCGGTGCTGTCACCCCTGACCCCTGACCGCATCCTCGCAGCCGACGACGAGGCGATGCGGTTGTCGGGCCTGACGCGCCCGAAGCAGCGCGCGATGCGCGCCGTCGCCGCGGCCATCGCCGAGGGCCGACTGCGCTTCGACCGGCTGGAGGACGCGACGGCCGAGGAGGTCCACCGTCATCTCACGGCCGTCCCGGGGATAGGCCCCTGGACGGCCGACATCTATCTCTTGTTCTGCCTCGGTCATCGCGACGGCTTCGCGCCGGGCGATCTGGCGATCCAGGAGGCGGCCCGGGTCGCCTTCGGCCTGCCGGCGCGGCCGGTTGCGGCTGCGCTCGAGGCGCTGGCTGAACCCTGGCGCCCCTGGCGGGGCGTCGCCGCCCGGCTGCTCTGGGCCGAATACGCCGTGCTCAAATCCCGCGAGGGCGTGAACGCCTGACGGACGGCCTTCAGCGCCCGAGCTGGGTCAGCGCGGTCTGGGCCGCGCCGCGCAGGAAGGCGGTGTCGCTCATCACCGTCACCAGCTTCGCACCCATCGCCAGGAAGGCCTTCGCCCGCTCGGCCGACTGCGCGTAGATCGCAACCGGCTTCCCGACCGACGATGCCCGCGCCACGATGTGGCGGATCGCCTCGTCGACCTCGGCCGAGAGCGGATTGACCTCCTTGCCGCCGGAGAGCGCGATCGAGAGGTCGGAGGGACCGACGAAGACGGCATCGATCCCGTCCAGCGCCAGGATGTCGTCGAGGATCGCCATGGCCTCGCGCGTCTCGATCATCGCGAAGGTCAGCGAGAAGCGGTTGGCCTCGCGCAGATAGCCGTTCTGGTCGAGCCCCGAGGCCCCCAGCCCGCCATAGCTGCCCCAGCTCCGCTCGCCCATCGGCGGATACTTGGCATAGGCGGCAAACGCGCGGGCATCCGCCATGGTGTTGATCATCGGCGCGATGACGCCCGACGCGCCGGCATCGAACAGCCGCGACACGTTCTGGAACTCGCCGACGGGAATGCGCGCCAGCGCCGGCTTGCCGGCGGCGTTGATCAGCGGCACGGCCCGGATGACCTCGCCCAGCGTGATCGGCCCGTGCTGCATGTCGAGGGTGACGGCGTCGAAGCCTTCCTTGGCGAGCACGCCCGCGATCGCGGGGTCCTGAAGCCCGCACCAGGCGGAAACGAGGCTGTCCCCCCGGGCGAGGCGATCGGCGAGGGAGGACAGGACAGTCTGTGTGGCCATGGCGCGTTTCATCCGTTGCGGGCCCCGCTCTTGGCTCGGCCGGCGGGTGCGCCACGTTGGACCGGCCCGCGCCCCAAATGCAAACGGGCGCCCATGCGCCCGCTTCAATCACGCCCTGCGTTTGCGCGGGCTCGACGCTCTCGGGGCGCCTCGGACCGGACGGACCGCTCAGCGGCCCGCCTGGATCTCCTCGGCCGCCCGGATCAAGAGCTCGCCCATCACGCGGCGGATCTCGTCGTCGCCGACCGACACGCCGCCCGCCGCGAAATCGCCGCGGACCTTGCGCAGCACGTCGTCGTCGCCGGCTTCCTCGAAATCGGCCACGACCACGGCCTTCGCATAGGCGTCGGCATCGGCGCCGGCCTTGCCAAGCTTCTCGGCCGCCCACAGCCCGAGCAGCTTGTTGCGCCGCGCGGTGGCCTTGAAGCGCAGCTCCTCGTCATGGGCGAACTTGTTCTCGAAGGCATCCTTGCGCTGATCGAAGGTCGTCATGCGGTAAAGTCCTTTGCGGGCAGGGCTGGAACGGCTCTGGGAGACACGCCGCCGCCATATAGGATGTCGCGCGGGAACAGACCAGTCCGAATGCGGATGCTCCGCTGCGAGCGCCGGCCGGTGGCGCGGAAAACCGGCGGCGCGGAGCGGTTTGTTGCGTTTGCGGTGCAGAAGCGCCATATAGCGGGCGCACGGGCGGCCCTGCTGGGCGGCCCGCACATTGAGCCGGCCGGCAGCGCGGTCTACGCTGATTCCAACCTGGTCGGAATCAGCCCGGATTCGAGCTGGACCGGCTGACCAGGGGCCCAGATCCCGCCGCGGGGCGACCCGCGTCCAGAGAAAGGCCGACCTTTGGATTTCCTCAAGCCACGGTATATCCCAATGAATCGCCGCCGTCGCATCTACGAAGGCAAGGCGAAGGTCCTCTATGAGGGACCCGAGCCCGGAACGCTGATCCAGCACTTCAAGGATGACGCCACCGCCTTCAACGCCAAGAAGCACGAAGTCATCGACGGCAAGGGCGTGCTCAACAACCGCATCTGCGAGCACATCTTCTCCAACCTGAACGACATCGGCGTTCCCACGCATTTCATCCGCCGGCTGAACATGCGCGAGCAGCTGATCCGCGAGGTCGAGATCATTCCGCTCGAGGTCGTCGTGCGCAATGTCGCCGCCGGCTCGCTCTCGACCCGGCTGGGGCTCGAGGAGGGCACGCAGCTGCCGCGCTCGATCATCGAGTTCTATTACAAGAACGATGCGCTGGGCGATCCGATGGTCTCGGAAGAGCACATCACCGCCTTCGGCTGGGCGACGCCCCAGGAGATCGACGACATCATGGCGCTCGCCATCCGCGTCAACGACTTCCTCTCCGGCCTCTTCCTCGGCGCCGGCATCCGTCTCGTCGACTTCAAGATGGAATGCGGCCGGCTCTGGGAGGGCGAGATGATGCGCATCGTCGTCGCCGACGAGATCAGCCCCGATTCCTGCCGTCTCTGGGACATCAAGTCCAAGGACAAGCTCGACAAGGACCGGTTCCGCCGCGACATGGGTGGCCTCATCGAGGCCTACACCGAAGTCGCCCGCCGCCTCGGCATCCTCGGCGAGAACGAGAAGGCCGGCCCGGCCGGCCCCCGCCTCGTCCAGTAAGCCCGTCGACGGCTGCCATGGACGCCGGCTCGCCGCCGCGCCAGATCCTGAAACGGGAGCGCCTGCGCTCCCGTTTTCGCGTCATGGGCCCGCTCACCGCCGCGCTGCTGCTGTCCGGCTGCGCCGGCGATTTCGGCGCAGGGATCGCCGAGCTGCCCGCCGCCCAGGGCTGGCAGCCGCTCCCGATCGGCGGCTGGGTGCTGAACGACGGCATCGAGGCGCGCACCATGGTGGTCTGCCCACGCGAGAGCTGCGCGCGGCAGGGCTTCGCCTCGGTCATCGCCTTCTCCGGCCGCGAGGCGGACAAGATGGAGCAGGCCCTGAAGGCCGATCCGGAGCGCCTCGCCCGCCTGTTCTCGAAGCCGCCATCCGATCCCGCGCGAAAGCCGGCCGCGCCGAAGCCCACTACCGGCAAGGCGGATGCGCGGCCCAAGAGCACGACCCGCGTCAGCCGCTTCGAGGCCGAGGGCGCGAGTGGCCTCCTCGTCGAGATCCGCGCGCGCGACACGGGCGCCAGCGACACGAACACCAAGGATCTTGGCAGCAAGAGCGCCGCGACCGCGATCCTGCATGCGCGCGAGGGCGACCAGCTCGTGCTCGCCATCGCCGTCTCCGCGGAGGCCGAGAGCGCCCGCCGCGATGCGGTGGCCGCATGGCGCAGCCGCTGATTCACGTGAAACCGGCCATTCCGGTTGAGCCCGGTTCGATTCGCCGTTAAGGCAGCCGCAGAACGCCCCTCTGGAGATCGCCATGAAAGCCCGCGTCACCGTCACCCTCAAGACCGGCGTGCTCGATCCGCAGGGCAAGGCGATCGAGGGCGCGCTGAAGTCCCTCGGCATCGAGGGTGTCGGCTCGGTCCGCCAGGGCAAGGTCTTCGACATCGAGCTGTCGGGCTCCGACAAGGCCGCGGCGGAAGCCGCGCTCAAGACCGCCTGCGAGAAGCTGCTCGCCAACACCGTGATCGAGAACTACCGCGTCGAGATCGGGGCCTAATCCGATGAAAGCCGCCGTCATCACCTTCCCCGGCTCCAACCGTGACGGCGACGTCGCCAAGGCGCTGAAGCAGGCCGGCGCCAGCGTCGCCCATGTCTGGCACGCCGACACCGAACTGCCAGCGGGAACCGACCTCGTCGTACTGCCCGGCGGCTTCTCCTATGGCGACTATCTGCGCACCGGCGCCATCGCCGGCCGCGCCAACGTCATGGACGCGACCCGGGCGCACGCCGCCCGCGGCGGCTATGTGCTGGGCATCTGCAACGGCTTCCAGATCGCCTGCGAGGCAGGGCTCCTGCCGGGCATCCTGATGCGCAACGCCGATCTCAAATTCGTCTGCAGGCGCCAGCACCTCACGGTCGAGCGCGCCGACACGCCCTATACCTCCGCCTATGCGCGGGGCCAGGTCATCGATGTCTGCATCGCCCATGGCGAGGGCAACTACGTCGCCGACCCGGAGACGCTGGCGCGGCTCGAGGGCGAAGGCCTCGTCGCCTTCCGCTATGCCGACGCGCAGGGGCAGGTCACGGCGCAGGCCAATCCCAACGGCTCGCTCAACAACATCGCCGGCATCTATTCGCCCGGCTTCAACGTGCTCGGCCTGATGCCGCACCCCGAGAACCTGATCGATTCGCTGACCGGCGGCACCGATGGTCGCGGGATGTTCGAAAGCCTGATGGGCGGCAAGAAGGCGGCCTGAAGCCGTCACTCCCCTCGGAACCATCCCCGTCATCCCGGGCTTGCCCCGGGATCCATCGAAGGGCGCCGACGCTCGATGATGGACTCCGGATCTCCGCTTCGCTGCGTCCGGAATGACGCGTCACGGTCAAGGCTTCGGCGAAGCGATCGGTATCACTTGCCCGCCACCGCCCGCGCCAGCAGCCGGCCGGCGCTCGCGGCGTCGAGCGGGCCGACATGCTTTTCGAGAATGCGCCCGTCGGGCCCGATCACGAAGGTTTCCGGAACGCCATAGACGCCCCATTCGATCGCGGCGCGGCCCGACCGATCGACGCCGACCGCGGAATAGGGATTGCCGAGCGCGCCGAGGAACCGGCGCGCATTCTCCGCCTCGTCCTTGTAGTTGATGCCGACCACGGCGACGCGCCCCGCCTTGACCTGCGGCGAATCGGCGAGCGCCACCAGGAAGGGATGCTCGACCCGGCAGGGCGCGCACCAGCTCGCGAAGACGTTGACGATGGTCGCGCGGCCGGCCGTGAGATCGGCCATGCCGAAGGCGGGAACCGGACGCCCGTCGCGCTGCAGCCCCTCCAGCGCGGTGAGAGTGACGGGCGGCGCCGGCTTCCCGATCAGCGCGGAGGGCACCTTGCTGGCGTCGCCGGCGAAGAGCCCGACGAGGAAGACGACCGCCAGCGCGCCGAACAGGACCAGCGGCAGCAGGAACAGCAGCGGCGAGCGGCGGCGCGGCGCCGCCTCCGCCTGGCCCTCGAGCTGGCTCTCGGCTTGGTTCTCGAGCTGGCTCATGGCGATTCCCGTTCCGCGCGACGGCCGGCGCCACGTTGCTCGAGCTCGGCCAGCGCCCGCTTCTGGGCCCTGTGATCGAGCAGGACGGACGCCACGAGCCCGCCCAGCACGACTGCGACGGCAGCGTAGGACGCTAGGATGAAGCCGGCATGCGGCCCGAGCCCGCTCATGACCGATCGGTCCTCATGCCGGCGCGCTCCCCGCCGCCAGACGGTCGAGCCGCTCCGCTTCCAGGATCGTCAGCGTCCGCACGCGCCGCCGCATGATCTCGGCGCGCATCGCCACCAGATGCAGCGTGATCGCCATCAGGGTGAAGCCAAGCGCCAGGATCAGCAGCGGCCAGAGCATCGAGGGATGGATCGTCGGCCCGTCCAGCCGCAGCACCGAGGCCGGCTGGTGCAGCGTGTTCCACCAGTCGACCGAGAACTTGATGATCGGCACGTTGACGAAGCCGACCAGCGTCAGGATCGCCACCGCACGCCCGGCCTGGGACGGCTCGTCCAGCGTGCGCCACAGCGCCATGATGCCGAGATAGATCAGGAGCAGAACCAGCATCGAGGTCAGCCGCGCATCCCAGACCCAGTAGGTCCCCCACATCGGCTTGCCCCAGAAGGCGCCGGTGAGCAGGCAGATCAGGGCGAAGGCGGCGCCGATCGGAGCTGCGGCCTTCTGCGCGACATCGGCGAGCGGGTGCCGCCAGACCAGCGTGCCGAGCGCCGAGAGCGTCATCATCGTGTAGAACATCATGGCGAGCCAGGCGGCCGGCACATGCACGAACATGATGCGGATGGTCTCGCCCTGCTGATAGTCGGCCGGCGCCACGAACCAGGCGAGATAGAAGCCCACGGTCAGCAAAACACCGGCCACGCCCGTCGACCAGGGCAGCAGCACGGCGGAGAGGCGCATGAAGCGCGTCGGATTTGCGAGATCGATCAGGCCAGCCATGTCATCGCATCATGCTCGGAGGCTGCCCCCAAAGCGGCCGACGCAGCATTATCAAGGCAGGCCAGCCGCAGCAATCCGCTAGCCGGCCATGCGACATCGGGACGTCCGCCCCCTTTCGCACCCGGCCGGTGGCCGCCGCGGTGGGACGGTTGCGCCGGGTCTCGCCCCGCCATCTCGCCTCCAGCCCCACGGCAGGCGGAACCCGCGCCGATGCCGATACACCTTCATTCAAATGCTAAGAGATTGAGACGATTGATATATCGTCGCTTGCGGTTGTCCACTCCCGGTTTGCTTGGTAGGGTCTGGCGAATCCGAAAAGGAATGGTCATGACGCGGCATCTGCCGGACGCGATCCAGCGTGACGTCGAGACCATGGTTCGCGCCAAGGCCGGCGAATCGCGCGTGCTCGACGTCGACGCGACCGCGAGGGAGATTCTCGGCCGCCATGGCGGGCTGGGTCTCGAGATCGGCACGGTCGCCGCCAGCGTGGCCCGCCTCGCCAGCCAGTATGGCTGCGCCGTCCAGCTCGGCGGCCGGCACCACGGCTCCGGTCGAATCGCGGCTCGCTGAGACGCTACTCCGCCTGCCGCAGCGCCGCCGCGGCCGCCAGTGTCCCGACGACGATCGCCGCCAGCGACAGCGCGCACAGGATCAGGAACGGCGTGCGGAAGGGAATCGTCCCGCCCAGCGCGGCATTCGACGCCGAAACGCCGAAGATCAGCACCGGCACCGTCAGCGGCGCCACCAGCACGGGCAGGATCAGCCCGCCGCGCCGCAGGCCCGCCGTCAGCGCCGCAGCGCCGGCGCCGATGAAGCTGAGCGCCGGCGTGCCGACGAGCAGCGTCGCAGCCACCGGCAGCATCGCCTCGCCCGGCAGCGCCACGAGGAGCCCGAGCAGCGGCGCCGCCAGCGCCAGCGGCAGGCCCGTCGTCAGCCAATGCGCCAAGCCCTTGGCCAGCACGGCGAGTTCCAGCGGCAGCACGGACGCGCGGATCAGGTCGAGCGAGCCATCCTCCTCGTCGCCCTGGAACAGCCGGTCGAGCCCGATCAGCATCGACAGAAGCGCGCCCAGCCACAGGATGGCGGGGCCGATTCGCGAGAGCAGGTTGAGATCGGGCCCGAGCGCGAAGGGCACGAGCACGACGATGGTCAGGAAGAAGACGAGCGCGAGTTCGCCGCCGCCACCGGCCCGCGAGGCGAGCGCAAGATCGCGCTTCAGGATGGCGAGGAAGGCGCGGGTCACGGCCCGATCCTTACATCGCGCACGCCGTCCAGCCCGAGCGGACCATGCGTCGCGGCCAGGATCGCCCCGCCCTGCGCCAGATGATCCCGCATCAGACCGCTCAGCATGGACTGGGCCGCGGCATCGAGCGCCGACATCGGCTCGTCGAGCAGCCAGATCGGCCGCCGTGCGACGAGGAGCCGGGCGAGCGCGACGCGGCGGCGCTGTCCGGCCGAGAGATAGCCGACCGGCAGCGCCGCGACATGGGGCAGGCCGACCGCGGCCAGCGCCTCGGCCGGCGAGAGGAACGCCTCCCCCAGCAGCGCCTGCGCGAAGACCAGGTTCTCCTGCGCCGTCAGCGCCGTCTTCAGCCCATCGCGATGGCCGACGACATGGCTGACCTCGACCGGCGCGACCTCCTCGGCCCCCACGATCTTGATCGTGCCCGCATCCGGCCGCAGCCGCCCGCACAGCATGGCGAGCAGGCTCGACTTGCCGGCCCCGTTGCGCCCCGTCAGCGCGATCGCCTCGCCATTGCCGAGCCGGAAGCCGAGATCAGAAAAGATCAGGCGACCGCCGCGGCGGCAGGCCAGCCGGTCGACGTCGAGGACGAGGGTGGGATAGGGCGGGCGCGTCAAGACAGGAGCATCTTCCGGAGCGTCAGGATTGCGCAAGAACGCGCTTCGTTCATGTAGCGGGCTTCTTGGAATTGCTCTATAGAGCCCGTGGCTACGCCGCACGCCGATCCGGCGCGGGGCTCGGGCACTCCCGGGGCGGCGCGCGCGACATGCGCAATAGGCCTTCGATCTGGCGATCCCGCAAGGGTGTCCGCCGGTTCGCGACCGCAACCCCTTGATCAGGATCAGCCCGCATGGCTTCGCTCGATTCCTTCAAATGCCGCCAGACGCTCACCGTCGGCGACAAGACCTATGTCTACTACTCCCTGCCGCTGGCCGAACAGAACGGCCTGCCGGGCATCTCGAAGCTGCCCTTCTCGATGAAGGTGCTGCTGGAGAACCTGCTGCGCTTCGAGGATGGCCGCTCGGTCTTCAAGGCCGACATCGAGGGCTTCGTCGCCTGGCTGACCGACAGGGGCACCGCCGGCAAGGAGATCGGCTTCCGTCCCGCCCGCGTGCTGATGCAGGACTTCACCGGCGTCCCCGCCGTGGTCGACCTCGCCGCCATGCGTGACGGCGTCGTCGCGCTCGGCGGCGACCCGGCCAAGATCAACCCGCTCGTGCCGGTCGATCTCGTCATCGACCATTCGGTCATCGTCGACGAGTTCGGCACGCCCAAGGCGCTCTCCCAGAACGTCGAGCTTGAATATGAGCGCAATGGCGAGCGCTACCGCTTCCTGAAATGGGGCCAGGGCGCCTTCGACAATTTCCGCGTCGTCCCGCCCGGCACCGGCATCTGCCACCAGGTCAATCTCGAATACCTCGCCCAGACGGTCTGGACCCGCAAGGAGACCATCGACGGCGCCGAGGTCGAGGTCGCCTATCCCGACACCGTCGTCGGCACTGATTCGCACACCACCATGGTCAATGGCCTGGCCGTGCTCGGCTGGGGCGTCGGCGGCATCGAGGCCGAGGCCGCGATGCTCGGCCAGCCGCAGTCGATGCTGCTGCCCGAGGTAATCGGCTTCAAGCTGACCGGCTCGCTCAAGGAAGGCATCACCGCCACCGACCTCGTGCTGACCGTCACGCAGATGCTGCGCAAGAAGGGCGTCGTCGGCAAGTTCGTCGAGTTCTTCGGCCCGGGCCTCTACAACCTGACGCTGGCCGACCGCGCCACCATCGCAAACATGGGCCCGGAATACGGCGCCACCTGCGGCTTCTTCCCGGTCGATGCCGAGACGCTCGAATACCTCACCACGACCGGCCGCAAGACCGACCGGATCGCGCTGGTCGAGGCCTACAGCAAGGCGCAAGGTTTGTTCGCGACGATCGAGACCGCCGATCCGGTCTTCACCGACACGCTCGAACTCGATCTCTCGACCGTCCAGCCCTCGATGGCCGGCCCCAAGCGCCCCGAGGGCCGCATCGACCTGAACGGCGTCGCCAAGGGCTTCAAGGCGGCGATGGACACCGAGTACAAGAAGGGCGGCGAGATTTCGCGCCGCGTGCCGGTCGAGGGCCAGTCCTTCGATCTCGGCCATGGCGACGTCGTCATCGCCGCCATCACCTCCTGCACCAACACCTCGAACCCGTCCGTGCTGATGGCGGCGGGCCTGCTCGCCCGCAACGCGGTCGCCAAGGGCCTGACCGTCAAGCCCTGGGTCAAGACCTCGCTGGCGCCCGGCTCGCAGGTCGTCGCCGAATACCTCGCCAAGGCCGGCCTGCAGGCCGATCTCGACAAGCTCGGCTTCAACCTGGTCGGCTTCGGCTGCACCACCTGCATCGGCAATTCCGGCCCGCTGCCGGCGCCGATCTCGAAGGCCATCAACGATCAGGGCCTGATCGCGGGCGCCGTCATCTCCGGCAACCGCAACTTCGAGGGCCGCGTCTCGCCCGACGTGCAGGCGAACTACCTCGCCTCGCCGCCGCTGGTCGTCGCCTATGCGCTGGCCGGTTCGGTCCAGATGGACCTGACGACCGAGCCGCTCGGCACCGGCTCCGACGGCAAGCCGGTGTTCCTCAAGGACATCTGGCCCTCCAACAAGGAGATCCAGGACTTCATCGCCAAGAACGTCACGCGCGCCATCTTCGAGGCGAAATATGCCGACGTCTTCAAGGGCGATGCGCACTGGCAGGCGGTGAAGACCCCGGAAAGCCAGACCTACGCCTGGGAGGACGCCTCGACCTACGTCCAGAACCCGCCCTACTTCCAGGGCATCAGCAAGACGCCGACGCCGGTCACCGACATCAAGGGCGCCCGCATCCTCGGCCTCTTCGGCGACAAGATCACCACCGACCACATCTCGCCGGCCGGTTCGATCAAGGCCGCCTCGCCCGCCGGCGCCTATCTCACCGAGCATGGCGTCGCCGTGGCCGACTTCAACCAGTACGGCACGCGCCGCGGCAATCACGAGGTGATGATGCGCGGCACCTTCGCCAACATCCGCATCCGCAACCACATGATGGGCCCCAACGGGCGCGAGGGTGGCTACACCATCCACTATCCGAGCAAGGAAGAGCTGCCGATCTACGACGCGGCGATGCGCTATCAGCAGGAGAAGGTGCCGCTGGTCGTCTTCGCCGGCGTCGAATACGGCAACGGCTCGTCGCGCGACTGGGCGGCGAAGGGCACCAA
Proteins encoded in this region:
- a CDS encoding heme ABC transporter permease gives rise to the protein MAGLIDLANPTRFMRLSAVLLPWSTGVAGVLLTVGFYLAWFVAPADYQQGETIRIMFVHVPAAWLAMMFYTMMTLSALGTLVWRHPLADVAQKAAAPIGAAFALICLLTGAFWGKPMWGTYWVWDARLTSMLVLLLIYLGIMALWRTLDEPSQAGRAVAILTLVGFVNVPIIKFSVDWWNTLHQPASVLRLDGPTIHPSMLWPLLILALGFTLMAITLHLVAMRAEIMRRRVRTLTILEAERLDRLAAGSAPA
- the ccmA gene encoding heme ABC exporter ATP-binding protein CcmA, with the protein product MTRPPYPTLVLDVDRLACRRGGRLIFSDLGFRLGNGEAIALTGRNGAGKSSLLAMLCGRLRPDAGTIKIVGAEEVAPVEVSHVVGHRDGLKTALTAQENLVFAQALLGEAFLSPAEALAAVGLPHVAALPVGYLSAGQRRRVALARLLVARRPIWLLDEPMSALDAAAQSMLSGLMRDHLAQGGAILAATHGPLGLDGVRDVRIGP
- the ccmB gene encoding heme exporter protein CcmB; its protein translation is MTRAFLAILKRDLALASRAGGGGELALVFFLTIVVLVPFALGPDLNLLSRIGPAILWLGALLSMLIGLDRLFQGDEEDGSLDLIRASVLPLELAVLAKGLAHWLTTGLPLALAAPLLGLLVALPGEAMLPVAATLLVGTPALSFIGAGAAALTAGLRRGGLILPVLVAPLTVPVLIFGVSASNAALGGTIPFRTPFLILCALSLAAIVVGTLAAAAALRQAE
- the acnA gene encoding aconitate hydratase AcnA; translated protein: MASLDSFKCRQTLTVGDKTYVYYSLPLAEQNGLPGISKLPFSMKVLLENLLRFEDGRSVFKADIEGFVAWLTDRGTAGKEIGFRPARVLMQDFTGVPAVVDLAAMRDGVVALGGDPAKINPLVPVDLVIDHSVIVDEFGTPKALSQNVELEYERNGERYRFLKWGQGAFDNFRVVPPGTGICHQVNLEYLAQTVWTRKETIDGAEVEVAYPDTVVGTDSHTTMVNGLAVLGWGVGGIEAEAAMLGQPQSMLLPEVIGFKLTGSLKEGITATDLVLTVTQMLRKKGVVGKFVEFFGPGLYNLTLADRATIANMGPEYGATCGFFPVDAETLEYLTTTGRKTDRIALVEAYSKAQGLFATIETADPVFTDTLELDLSTVQPSMAGPKRPEGRIDLNGVAKGFKAAMDTEYKKGGEISRRVPVEGQSFDLGHGDVVIAAITSCTNTSNPSVLMAAGLLARNAVAKGLTVKPWVKTSLAPGSQVVAEYLAKAGLQADLDKLGFNLVGFGCTTCIGNSGPLPAPISKAINDQGLIAGAVISGNRNFEGRVSPDVQANYLASPPLVVAYALAGSVQMDLTTEPLGTGSDGKPVFLKDIWPSNKEIQDFIAKNVTRAIFEAKYADVFKGDAHWQAVKTPESQTYAWEDASTYVQNPPYFQGISKTPTPVTDIKGARILGLFGDKITTDHISPAGSIKAASPAGAYLTEHGVAVADFNQYGTRRGNHEVMMRGTFANIRIRNHMMGPNGREGGYTIHYPSKEELPIYDAAMRYQQEKVPLVVFAGVEYGNGSSRDWAAKGTNLLGVKAVIAQSFERIHRSNLVGMGVVPFTLQEGTSWASLDLKGDETVSIKGLATVKPRQMLEAEITSADGSVKKVPILCRIDTLDEIDYFKNAGILHYVLRGLAA